DNA sequence from the Butyricimonas faecalis genome:
TTGTAGGTGTGGGCATGGTCAAGGATGACACCGATGAAAGCACATACACCGAAACCAAGTGCATCGGGTTTCACGATAAAACGTGAACCTTCAATAATACCGGAGTCTTCCATTTTTTTCACGCGTTGATGTATGGCAGCTCCGGATATGCCACATTCCCGGGCTATTTCCAAGAATGGGACTCTCGCATTTTTTACAAGGTGAGACAAGATCTTACGATCGATGTCATCGATTTGATATTTTATACTCATTGTTCTCTTTTTTACCTGTTAAAACTTAGCACGCTATACAGTTGTTTGCGTTGTTTGTAGTATTGCCATCCGTCTTCGTTCGTGATCGTTTTGATTACCCCATCGATCAGATTGTTGAAAATGGTAGCGAAATCAAAAACTTCGGGAGGATAAATCTCTTGATTGTGAATATCATTTAGTTTGGCAATATACATGCGGGCAACCATTTCGCTTGATACGTCGTTTTTGTACATGCCTTGTTGCATCCCTTTCTCGATATTAATTTTAATCTTCTCGTAGATAAAATCGGAACGTTCCTGCTTGTGCTGTTCGAAGAGAGCCGGAAATGCTTTGGCTAATTTGTAACTGACGGAAGGAGACACGTTAAAAAAGCGCTCGTGAATTTCATTCCCAACCAATAGTAAAATGTCAATCGCATTCCATCCATCGAAATCATATTCTTTGAATATCTCTTCAAAAGCGGTACGTTCTTGCTCGAAGATACTCTTCGCGATATCTTCCATGTCTGAGAAATTCTCGTTAATCTCCTCCAGAGAAGTTCCCATTTTTTTCAATTTATCGTCCGATAATTCGGTCCCGTAACGATAAACATAGTTCCTCAGTTTTTCTGTCAACTGGCACTTTTTCTCAGTCATAATGGATATGGTTATTATAATTTCTTGCCGTAAAGATACGAAACAATTAAGAATTGGAAGAATTATAAGTTGTAAATTATCATATTCTGATTATTTTTGTGTCCATACTGAGGATTTGAAACTTGGGATTGGAGATACTAATTTATAATGGAAACGATCGTGAAAAAGTTATTGTTATTGGCAAGTGTATTGACGTGGGCATCAGGTATTTTCGCGGAAGAAAAACCAAAGTTGGTGGTGGGAGTGGTGATCAGTCATTTTTATCCGGAATGGATGGATATGTATGGTAATGAATTGTCAGAGAATGGTTTGAAACGAATTATGAAGCAGGGGGTCCAGGTGAATGCGAATTATAATTATTTTTACACGCAAACCGGGGTGGATCATGCATCAATATACACGGGTATGTTACCCACGGAACACGGAATCGTGTCGAGAGCGTGGTACGATCGTTTGCGACGGAAACGTCAGTATGCTACCCAGTCTGATCGTTATACGGAGATCGGTGATCAACAGGCAGATAGTATAAAGAGTTTGTCCCCCGATTATTTACAAACCATGAGTTTGGGAAGTGTTATGAAATGGAATAATTCCATGTCCCGGGTGTTCAGTATTGCCATGAATGGCGATGAAGCCGTTCTGAGTGGCGGGAGTAGTGCCGATATGGCCATCTGGTTTAGCGAGAAAACGGGAAAATGGGTTTCCTCTTCTTATTACCGGTCGGAATTGCCCGAATGGTTGAGAATGTATAATACGTGGGTGGAGAGTGATCATTTCGTGAATAAGGGATGGATGATGTTGTCAGACGAGGATAAGTCGGCTGCCCGTATTCGCCTGACAAATCATTTTTATTACGATATCGCCCGGGCGAAAAAGGAATATAATACTTACCGGGTTTTGAAAGCCACGCCTTACGCGAATACGCTGGTGCGGGTATTGGCTGAAAAATTGATTGACGAGGAAAGGTTGGGTGTGGATAATGATCCGGATTTGCTGGCGTTGAATTTTTCCTGTTTGGACTATATGTCCCGGGATTTCACGATAGATTCGAGCGAGGAGAAGGATATGTTGATCCGTTTGGATATGGATATCGCGGCTTTGGTGAGTAAATTGGATGCCCGGGTCGGGAAAGGGAACTACACGCTGTTCGTGACTTTTTCCGAGATGCGGGAATTGATGCCGGAAGATTTGCGGAAGATTAAAGTGAATTCGGATTATTTCAGTATATTTAAGGCTGTAGCTTTGTTGAAGTCTTACTTGGGATTGGTTTACGGGCCGGGAGACTGGATTGTCGATTATGATCAGGGACAAATTTATTTGAACCGGGAATTGATAGAGCAGAAGAAGATTAATTTGAAAGAGATGCAGGATAAAGTGGCCGATTTTATGATCGAGTTCGAGGGGATGGCTAAAGTCATGACTGCCTATTCACTGACGCATACTTCTTTCCCGGAGGGGATAAATCGGTTGGTTCAGAATTCCTTCTCGCATAAGCGTGGCGGGGATGTCTTTTTTTGTATTCACCCGACTTGGGTGTCGGAATTGAAAGAGTTGGAAGATACTTATTTCCGGCATACCAAACGTCCTGTTGTCCCCTTATATCTATATGGTGCGGGGGTGAAGGCGGATTTGAAAGAGAATTGCATGATGTCAGATTTATTGCCTACCTTGTGTAAGATTTTAGGAATAAATGTTCCTTATACGGCACATGGGAAGGCGATGTTTTAGTTTTGTGTTTTTGCTTCCAAGTTTTCAATTTTTTTGTACTGAATCTTTTTGATTCGCCGGTTGTCGACTTCGAGCACCTTGAATTGGTGTTCCTTGTAAGTAATCACTTCATCCTTGTGGGGAAGTTCTCCCTTGATTTCTAAGATCAATCCGGCTAAAGTGTCGGCATCCCCTTCCACTTCTTGGAAAGAATCTTCTTCGATGTCCGTGATTTTGTAAAAGTCGTTCAACAGTGTGGAGGCCTCGAAAATGTATGCTCCATTTTTGTCCCGTGTGTACACGATTTCTTGTTCGTCGTATTCATCATTGATGTCGCCCACGATCTCCTCGATAATATCTTCCATCGTGACAATACCGGTTGTTCCCCCGTACTCATCAACAACGATTGCCAAATGAACTTTTTTCGTTTGGAATTCTTCCAGCAAGTCATTGATTTTTTTGGTTTCCGGAACAAAATAAGCCGGACGAATTAAGGTCTGCCAGTGAAAGTCTTCTTTTTCATCCAGATGTTGTAATAAATCTTTCACGTAGAGAATTCCCGTGATGTTATCTAGGTTTTCCTCGTACACGGGCATACGCGAGTAGCCGTGTTCCGTGATGATCTCTTTCACTTGCTGGTAGCTTGAACTCCCGTCAATGGCGATCACGTTGATACGGGGACGGATGATGTCGACCGCATCAATATTACCGAAACGGACGATGCCTTCCAGAATGTCTTTTTCTTCGTTAATAGCCGTGTCCTTGGTTAATTCCAAGGCTTTGGATAGTTGGTCGATGGATAAATTGTCCTTTTTATCCATGCGTTTGCTGATGATAGAGGTGGAACCGATCAGTAATGCGGATAATGGACGAAACAGGCGAGACAGGAAGGTTAATGGACCTGCCATGAAGATCACCATGTTCAGTTGGGAGCGATTAGCGTATAATTTAGGAATGATTTCTCCAGCCAGCAAGATCACGAAAGTGACCACGATTACTTGGATAATAAAACCTAGCGTGGGATAGGCCGAGAAATCAAATAATGAATTTACCAGATAAGTGGACAACACGACAATGGCTACGTTTACGAAATTGTTGGATATTAGAATCGTGGCGAGTAGCCGATTGGGTTTTTGTTGCAAGTTGCGAGCTTTCTCATACCCGTTGTCTTCCAAGTATTTCAATTGCGAGGGAGAAAGTGAGAAGTAGGCAACCTCTGAAGCGGAAATTAATGCCGAGCATAATAATAAAAGTAATAGAATAATGACGAAAATTAAATCGATGAAGGTGAATGTACCTGTAAAAATCTGCCCGGTAAGGGGAATATAATCTGTGTCCAAAATTTGTATAATTGGTTAAACTTAAATATCGCCGAAAGATACATATAAAAACTAAAAGATAAAAGATAAAAGGTAAAAACTAAAAGATAAAAGATTTCAAACGAATGGATCCGGCTTTCAACAATTAGTTTCTGTCTTTTATTTTTTATCTTATAACTTTTATCTCTTCGTTTAGAACGGGAGATCGTCACTGTCGTCACTACCGCTTAAATCGGGAGCTTGTGGCATGTGAGTGTCTTGAGGTTTCTCCCCGTTATCTTGTTTGCGGGATAGCATTTGGAGGTTATCCCCGTAAATCTCGGTCGTGTATCTTTTCACTCCGTTCTGATCGTCCCAAGAACGAGTTCTGATGCGTCCCTCGATGTAAAGCATCATTCCTTTACGAACGTATTTTTCGGCTATCTGAGCCAGATTGCGCCAGAGAACGATATTGTGCCATTCCGTTTGAGTGACACGTTCTCCATTTTTATTGTTGTACACTTCCGACGTGGCAAGGCTGAACCTTGCAATGGCAATACCTCCTTCGAGATATTTTACGTCCGGGTCGGCCCCGACATTACCGATAAGAATAACTTTGTTTACCATGTATATATGTATGGATTAAAATTTGTCACAAAGTACGGAATAATTTTGGAGAAAAAAAATAATCCTCATATCATCTTGTTACGATTCGTGATTTATTTTTGCTTGCGGAAGCAAGTGATAACTTTATTGTTGTCAGTTTAAATGAGGGAGCAGTCAAGGTAAAGATTTGTTGAAAAAAGTGGCGTGGGGTATGTGTCCTATGTTGACAATTAAATATATAGAACGCAAAAAATATTGACAAAAATGCGGTAGTTTGTTTCATTGTTTGTGGAAAAGATATATATTTGCAGTCTGAAATCTAGAAGAAACGAAATATAATATTGAATATTAAATACTTAAAGAAAATGACAAAGGCGGACATCGTGAATGAAATTTCAAGAACCACTGGTATCGAGAAAGCTGCGGTACAAACTACAGTTGAGGCTTTTATGGAAGCAATCAAAGGTTCTGTTATTGATGGAAAAAATGTATATTTAAGAGGTTTTGGAAGTTTTGTTGTAAAAAAGAGAGCTGAGAAAACCGCTCGTAATATTTCTAAAAATGTAACGATCAAGATTCCTGAACACTTTATTCCTTCGTTCAAGCCTTCGAAGAGTTTCGTTAACCAGGTTAAAGATCAAGTAAAATAAGAAAGGAGTGAAATTATGCCAAGCGGAAAGAAAAGAAAGAGACATAAGATGGCCACTCACAAACGGAAAAAGAGACTGAGAAAGAACAGACACAAGAAGAAGTAGTCATCGTTTGTGAGTTAGAGAGTATAAACCTAAGGGCTATGCCTTTAGGTTTATTTTGATTAATACATTAATAGATCAGGTAGTGAATACTGAGTTAGTCATAGATGTAAAAGCGGAAGAAGTAGTCATCGCTTTGTTAAAAGACAAGCGGTTGGTAGAGTTGACAACGGAGAAGACTAGCGTTAAATTTGCGGTAGGTGACATCTATTACGGGAAAGTGAAGAAAATCATGCCCGGTTTGAATGCCGCTTTTGTTAATGTCGGCTATGAAAAGGATGCTTTCCTGCATTACCTTGATCTCAGTCCCCAGTTTTATTCTTTGGATAGCTATATAAAGCAATGTATAGCCCGAAAGGGGATGCCTGTTGCCAAATTAAAGCTGGAGCCGGAAATCAGTAAAAACGGGAAGATAGGAGATGTGCTTTCTGTTGGCCAATATGTTGTCGTACAGGTAGCCAAAGAACCTATTTCCACCAAAGGGCCGCGCTTGACCTCCGAGTTGAGTATTGCCGGACGTCACCTAGTTTTGATGCCTTTTTCGGAAAAGGTATCCGTGTCACAAAAGATAAAATCAGTCGAGGAACGGAAGCGTTTGAAAAGATTGATTGAAAGTATACGCCCCAAGAATTTCGGGGTGATCGTGAGAACTGTCGCAGAAGGCAAGAATGCCGAGCTATTTGACAGTGAATTAACAGAACTTGTCGAACGTTTTGAAACCGCGTTCAAACACCTTCGGGATATAGAACCTCCCAAGTTAATTTTGGGAGAGATCGACCGGACTAGTGTTATTCTCCGGGATATATTAAATCCCTCGTTCGAGAATATTTATGTGAATGATTTAGCATTGAGTAAAGAAATTAAGCGTTATATCAGCACGATAGCTCCGGAGAAAGAAGGTATCGTTAAATTTGTATCTACCGAGGTGCCGATTTTTGATCATTTTGGAGTGGATAAGCAAATCAAATCTTCGTTGGGACGTACCGTTTCGTTTAAAAACGGGGCTTACCTTATTATAGAACATACGGAAGCTTTTCACGTGATAGACGTGAATAGCGGTAATCGAGTGAAGTTGGGTGACGATCAGGAATCAAATGCCCTGGAAGTAAACTTGGCTGCTGCCGATGAAGTGGCTCGTCAACTGCAGTTACGAGATATGGGAGGAATTATCGTGATCGATTTTATTGATATGCAACAAGCGGAAAACCGCCAGAAGTTGTTCGATAAGATGCGTTCGGCGATGGAACTTGATCGAGCCAAACATACGATACTTCCTTTGAGTAAATTCGGGTTGATGCAAATCACTCGCCAGCGGGTACGTCCGGAAATGACCGTGACAACGACGGAAACCTGTCCTGTGTGTCATGGAACCGGTAAGGCCGATGCTGCTGTTCTGGTAATTGATAAAATTGAGGACCAACTTGAATTTTTGGTCGAGGAGAAAAAAATTAAAAACCTGGTATTGAAAGTACACCCCTTTGTAGAGGCGTATTTGAAAAAAGGTTTCTGGTCTTTGCGTAGGAAATGGGCTTTCAAGTACCATATCCATTTGAAGGTGATCGGAGTGCCCTCTTTTTATATTTACGAGTATAAGTTTTTTAATCGTTTTAATAGAGAAATAGAACTAGAGTAGGTGTTTTTACTTACAGTTTAGTCATTCCGTCTTAAAACGATGTTAAAATAGTGCCATGAATTTGTGAGAGAACAAATTATATGGTACTTTTGCGCCCACTGTGTGACAATGCATACGATTTCGAGAAGCATGCAAATTGATGTTTTATTAAATAATTTTTTATGAAAAAGAGACTATTGACGTTGATTTTTACGTTGTTCGTGGGAACCTTTTCGGTTTTCGCTCAAATGTCTGACCCGACAAGTTGGACGTTTTCCCAAAAGAAAACCGGGGATAACGAATACGCTTTAACTTTTAAAGCAACCATTCAACCCGGGTGGACAGTTTATTCCATGTCAACCCCGGCAGGCGGTCCCATGCCTACATCAATTAATATTGAGAAAGTGGGAGAGGGGATCGAATTGGTGGGAACGGCCGAGGAGAGTGAACCCAATAAAAAGCATGATGATGTTTTCGGAGTCGATGTGTGGTATTATTCAAATAATTACACCGTAACCCAAAAGATCAAAGTTACCGATCCTTCCATTACGATTGTGAAAGGAAGTGTTGAGTTTCAAGCTTGCCAAGAAGGTGCTTGTGTACCGGGAGAAAAAGACTTCGCGATCGAATTGAGCGACAAAGGTGCGGAAAAAGCAACTGTTGCTGCAGCCGATGAAACGAAGGATGCAACTGAGGATGATTCTTTATGGTTATTTTTCTGGGTTGCTTTCGGTAGTGGATTGCTGGCTGTTGTGATGCCTTGTGTATTCCCGATGATCCCGATGACAGTGTCTTTCTTCATGCACGGCGATAGTAATAAGGCAAAAGCAAAGGCAAAAGCAATTTTCTTCTCCTTATCTATTATCGGTATTTATACCGCATTAGGATTGATTATCTCCTTCTTGTTAGGACCGGGATTTATCAACTGGTTGAGTACTAACTGGCTGCCTAATATTTGCTTCTTTATTATATTCATGATTTTTGCTGCATCCTTCTTTGGTGCATTTGAAATCGTGTTGCCGTCTTGGTTAGTAAATAAATCAGACAAACAAGCTGATAAAGGTGGTTATATCGGAGCTTTCTTCATGGCTTTCACGTTGGTATTGGTATCATTCTCATGTACTGCTCCGATTGTAGGAACTGTGTTGGTTGAGGCTGCTCGCGGATCTGTATTGCGTCCGATTGTCGGTATGTTAGGATTCTCTATCGCCGTGGCTTTACCTTTCGGGTTTTTCTCGTTCTTCCCTTCAAAATTGAGCAATCTTCCGAAGTCAGGAGGTTGGTTGAACTCGGTGAAGGTGGTATTAGGATTTATCGAGGTTGCCCTTGGTTTCAAGTTCTTGATGGTGGCAGACCAGACTTACCACTGGGGATTGTTAGACCGTGAGGTTTACATCGCAATTTGGGTAGCCGTATTTACGTTACAAGCATTGTACTTGATGGGTAAAATTAAATTCGCTCACGATAGCGACTTACCCTATATCGGGGTTCCTCGTTTGGTCATGATTATTATTACCATGTCATTCGTGATCTATTTGATCCCGGGTATGTTCGGGGCACCGTTGAAAGCTTTGGCCGGATACTTCCCGCCGCAAGAAACGATCGACTTCGATATTAACCGTATTGTACGTGACAATGCGAAAGAGATTATGAAGAGTGGCGTGCAGGTAGGGGGAACACAAGGAGCTGCTAGTGCCGCTTCTAACGAGCCTGTAAAATACTCTGATTTCTTACACTTGCCTCACGGGTTGGATGGTTATTTCGATTACGATCAAGCATTGAAGGCTGCACAAGCTCAGGATAAACCTTTGTTTATTGACTTCACCGGTCACGGTTGTGTAAACTGTCGTGAGATGGAACAGAGTGTTTGGTCTGATCCTCGCGTGCTTGAAATGTTGAAGAATGATTATATTATCGTGGCTCTTTACGTGGACGATAAGACCAAATTACCAGCAGAAGAGGTATACGTGTCAGAGTATGACGGGAAGAAGAAAAATACGCTTGGAAAGAAGAATACAGACTTCCAGATCAAGCAATTCGAGTCAAACGCTCAACCGAACTATATCTTGTTAGATAGCCGTAAGGGAAACGAGAAAGTATTGAAACCGCATGTGTTGCAACCTGCTAGAGGTTATAATAAAGATCGGGATGCTTTCGTGAAATTCTTGCAAGACGGTTTGAAAGAGTATAAAGCTCGTGCCGGAAAGTAATTTATCGAATTGATCAGATATTTGAAAGCCACCTTTTTCGAGGTGGCTTTCGATGTATATACTCTGGATATTGTGAAGAATAATCCTGAAAAACAGACGGAAATATTAGAAGGTATAAATGAAATCGGCAGGTTTGTCAGAGATTTATCTTTTGTCGCGATAGGAACAGATTATTTTCATACCTTTGTAAAAATTGAGTGTCTGCGAAGGCCGAATGAAATGATAATTCGTGTAAACTTTTGATCCATGGAAAGTAATCCACAACTGGAATTGGCGTATGATTTCTTGGAATATACAGGTGTGAACGTGTTTCTTACGGGAAAAGCGGGAACAGGAAAAACTACGTTTTTGCGGGAATTGAAACGGAGATCACCCAAAAGAATGATTGTGGTTGCTCCCACGGGAGTGGCGGCGATTAACGCGGGTGGGGTGACGATTCATTCCTTTTTCCAATTACCATTCGGACCTTATGTGCCGGGAGTAACGGAGGTCGTGGGACAAGGGGATAAATTGCATTACACGCATAAATTCAACCGGGAGAAGATCAATATTATCAAAACGATTGATTTGCTGGTGATTGACGAGATTAGTATGGTGCGAGCAGATTTGTTGGATGCAGTGGATGATATATTGCGGCGTTATCGATCTAAAAATGAGCCTTTTGGAGGGGTGCAGTTGTTGCTGATCGGTGATTTGCAGCAGTTGGCTCCCGTGGTGAAAGAGGACGAGTGGGCTTTGTTGAAACAGCATTATGCATCGGCGTTCTTTTTTCACAGCAAGGCATTGGCAGCAACTCGGTACGTGATGATCGAGTTGAAACACGTTTACCGGCAGCAAGATCGGGAGTTCGTGGATCTATTGAACCGGGTGCGGGAGAATCGGGTGGATACTGCGGTGTT
Encoded proteins:
- a CDS encoding Lrp/AsnC family transcriptional regulator → MSIKYQIDDIDRKILSHLVKNARVPFLEIARECGISGAAIHQRVKKMEDSGIIEGSRFIVKPDALGFGVCAFIGVILDHAHTYKTVVKEIESIPEVTECHFITGGFTFLIKLRCNDHQHLMDILINTLQNIPGIAKTETFISLDQLIEKQIALSSQDK
- a CDS encoding alkaline phosphatase family protein, whose product is MKKLLLLASVLTWASGIFAEEKPKLVVGVVISHFYPEWMDMYGNELSENGLKRIMKQGVQVNANYNYFYTQTGVDHASIYTGMLPTEHGIVSRAWYDRLRRKRQYATQSDRYTEIGDQQADSIKSLSPDYLQTMSLGSVMKWNNSMSRVFSIAMNGDEAVLSGGSSADMAIWFSEKTGKWVSSSYYRSELPEWLRMYNTWVESDHFVNKGWMMLSDEDKSAARIRLTNHFYYDIARAKKEYNTYRVLKATPYANTLVRVLAEKLIDEERLGVDNDPDLLALNFSCLDYMSRDFTIDSSEEKDMLIRLDMDIAALVSKLDARVGKGNYTLFVTFSEMRELMPEDLRKIKVNSDYFSIFKAVALLKSYLGLVYGPGDWIVDYDQGQIYLNRELIEQKKINLKEMQDKVADFMIEFEGMAKVMTAYSLTHTSFPEGINRLVQNSFSHKRGGDVFFCIHPTWVSELKELEDTYFRHTKRPVVPLYLYGAGVKADLKENCMMSDLLPTLCKILGINVPYTAHGKAMF
- the gldE gene encoding gliding motility-associated protein GldE, coding for MDTDYIPLTGQIFTGTFTFIDLIFVIILLLLLLCSALISASEVAYFSLSPSQLKYLEDNGYEKARNLQQKPNRLLATILISNNFVNVAIVVLSTYLVNSLFDFSAYPTLGFIIQVIVVTFVILLAGEIIPKLYANRSQLNMVIFMAGPLTFLSRLFRPLSALLIGSTSIISKRMDKKDNLSIDQLSKALELTKDTAINEEKDILEGIVRFGNIDAVDIIRPRINVIAIDGSSSYQQVKEIITEHGYSRMPVYEENLDNITGILYVKDLLQHLDEKEDFHWQTLIRPAYFVPETKKINDLLEEFQTKKVHLAIVVDEYGGTTGIVTMEDIIEEIVGDINDEYDEQEIVYTRDKNGAYIFEASTLLNDFYKITDIEEDSFQEVEGDADTLAGLILEIKGELPHKDEVITYKEHQFKVLEVDNRRIKKIQYKKIENLEAKTQN
- a CDS encoding single-stranded DNA-binding protein, whose product is MVNKVILIGNVGADPDVKYLEGGIAIARFSLATSEVYNNKNGERVTQTEWHNIVLWRNLAQIAEKYVRKGMMLYIEGRIRTRSWDDQNGVKRYTTEIYGDNLQMLSRKQDNGEKPQDTHMPQAPDLSGSDDSDDLPF
- a CDS encoding HU family DNA-binding protein, whose translation is MNIKYLKKMTKADIVNEISRTTGIEKAAVQTTVEAFMEAIKGSVIDGKNVYLRGFGSFVVKKRAEKTARNISKNVTIKIPEHFIPSFKPSKSFVNQVKDQVK
- a CDS encoding Rne/Rng family ribonuclease, whose protein sequence is MNTELVIDVKAEEVVIALLKDKRLVELTTEKTSVKFAVGDIYYGKVKKIMPGLNAAFVNVGYEKDAFLHYLDLSPQFYSLDSYIKQCIARKGMPVAKLKLEPEISKNGKIGDVLSVGQYVVVQVAKEPISTKGPRLTSELSIAGRHLVLMPFSEKVSVSQKIKSVEERKRLKRLIESIRPKNFGVIVRTVAEGKNAELFDSELTELVERFETAFKHLRDIEPPKLILGEIDRTSVILRDILNPSFENIYVNDLALSKEIKRYISTIAPEKEGIVKFVSTEVPIFDHFGVDKQIKSSLGRTVSFKNGAYLIIEHTEAFHVIDVNSGNRVKLGDDQESNALEVNLAAADEVARQLQLRDMGGIIVIDFIDMQQAENRQKLFDKMRSAMELDRAKHTILPLSKFGLMQITRQRVRPEMTVTTTETCPVCHGTGKADAAVLVIDKIEDQLEFLVEEKKIKNLVLKVHPFVEAYLKKGFWSLRRKWAFKYHIHLKVIGVPSFYIYEYKFFNRFNREIELE
- a CDS encoding protein-disulfide reductase DsbD family protein is translated as MKKRLLTLIFTLFVGTFSVFAQMSDPTSWTFSQKKTGDNEYALTFKATIQPGWTVYSMSTPAGGPMPTSINIEKVGEGIELVGTAEESEPNKKHDDVFGVDVWYYSNNYTVTQKIKVTDPSITIVKGSVEFQACQEGACVPGEKDFAIELSDKGAEKATVAAADETKDATEDDSLWLFFWVAFGSGLLAVVMPCVFPMIPMTVSFFMHGDSNKAKAKAKAIFFSLSIIGIYTALGLIISFLLGPGFINWLSTNWLPNICFFIIFMIFAASFFGAFEIVLPSWLVNKSDKQADKGGYIGAFFMAFTLVLVSFSCTAPIVGTVLVEAARGSVLRPIVGMLGFSIAVALPFGFFSFFPSKLSNLPKSGGWLNSVKVVLGFIEVALGFKFLMVADQTYHWGLLDREVYIAIWVAVFTLQALYLMGKIKFAHDSDLPYIGVPRLVMIIITMSFVIYLIPGMFGAPLKALAGYFPPQETIDFDINRIVRDNAKEIMKSGVQVGGTQGAASAASNEPVKYSDFLHLPHGLDGYFDYDQALKAAQAQDKPLFIDFTGHGCVNCREMEQSVWSDPRVLEMLKNDYIIVALYVDDKTKLPAEEVYVSEYDGKKKNTLGKKNTDFQIKQFESNAQPNYILLDSRKGNEKVLKPHVLQPARGYNKDRDAFVKFLQDGLKEYKARAGK